The Thermasporomyces composti region GATCCCGTTGAGCTGGCTGTACCTCGCGAGCAAGACAGTCTGGGTCCCGTCGCTGGCCCACGCGGGGAACAACATGGTGATCGGGCTGATCACCGAAGTGCTCCTGGTCGAGCACGGCGACCTCGACACCGTGTCGGTCATGTTCGTTCTGTCAGTGCCGCTCGGGATCGCCGCCCTGTTCATGGTCCGCGGTCGGCTCCTGGGGCGCCGCGCGTCGGCGGAGTCGGCGCACGCCCACCACACCTCGACCATGGCACCGACGCGTGACGTCGTGTCGTCGATCCGGTGACGAGCAGCGGAACGGGGGCAGGACATGACCACGGAGCAACGCACGACGGCACCTGAACACCCTCGGCACCTGCTGGCGGCTCTGGGGCGGCGCGGCTACCTGATCTCGTCGTGGCCGTGGCGGTCACTGGCGTACCTCGTCAGCACCGTCCCGCTCGCCGCCGTGCTCGGCTTCGGCCTGGTGACGGTGGTGTTGCCCTGGTACGCCGTCGCCCAGCGAATCGTCACCGACCGCCCGGTGCCCGGGCTCCTCATCTTGCTCCTACCCGCCGGGCTCGCGGTCGCCGCAACGGTCGGCGTGCCGCTGTCGATAGGGCTGGCGGCGCTGGAACGCCGTCGGCTCGGCATCGTCGACCACCGGCCGGTCGTCTCCGGGCACCGGTTCGTCGCCAACGATGTGGTCCAGTGGCTGCGGACACGACTCACCGAAGGCGCCACGTGGCGGGAGGTGGCGTACGCGGTGTTCCTCGCCACCGCGGTGCCCGTGGTGTACGCGGCGCTGGGGCTGCTGATGGCCTTGAACGTGACGCTCCTGGCCGGCCCGTGGCTTGCCGGTTCCGAGGTCGGGCCGGTCGCGATCGGGATCGCCGAGATCGACAGCGCGCGGCAGGCCCTGCCGTACGCGATCCTCGGCGTGGCCATGCTGCCGCTGTGGCCGTACCTGCTCGGTGTGGTCGTGGTGGGGCAGGCGGCGGTGGCGCGGGCGCTGCTCGACAGCGGCCTCGACTCACCGGCGGTGCGGGAGGTGGCGCGGTCCCGCGCCAGGCTGGTCGACGCGTACGAGGCGGAGCGGCGGCGCATCGAGCGGGACCTGCACGACCACGCTCAGCACCGGCTGACCAGCCTTGCTTTGCAGCTGGGCATGGCGAAGCTGGACGTGCCAGCGGACTCCCCGGCCGCGGCCGCGGTCGAACGCGCCCACGAGCAGGCGAAGGAGCTCATGGTCGTCCTGCGCGACATCGTCCGCGGAATTCACCCGCGGGCCCTCACTGACCTGGGGCTGCTCGGCGCCGTGCGGGAACTGGCCGCGCAGCTGCCCCTTCCGGTGACGGTCACCGCGGACCCGCCCGAGCTCGGGCGGATGCCCGAGCGGGTCGAGAGCACCGCGTACCTGGTCGTCTCCGAGGCGCTGACCAACGTCGTCAAGCACAGCCGGGCCGCGAGCGCCGAGGTCAGTCTCGCCCGTACGAGTAACCTCCTCGTCGTGCAGGTCCGCGACAACGGCTCGGGCGGGGCTGACCCGGCGCGGGGCACCGGCCTGACCGGGCTCGCGGACCGGGTCGCCGCCGCGGGTGGGCGGTTGCTGCTGTCCAGCCCCGCCGGTGGTCCCACCGTGGTGCGGGCGGAGGTGCCGTGTCCGTCGTGACCCGCGTCGTGCTCGCCGAGGACGGTGTGCTGCTGCGGGAAGGACTCGTCGGCGTGCTGCCGCGGTTCGGCTTCGAGGTCGTCGCCGCGGTCGGCAGCGCGCCGGAGCTGGTCGGCGCGGTCACCGCAGACCAGCCGGACCTCGTCGTCACCGACATCCGCATGCCGCCGCACCACGCCGACGACGGCCTGCGGGCCGCCATCGCGCTCCGCGAGCAGCGTCCCGGTCTGCCCGTCGTCGTGCTCAGCCAGTACGTCCGCCAGGAGTGGGCGGCCGCGCTGCTGCGCTCGGGCAACGGCCGGGGCATCGGTTACCTGCTCAAGGACCGGGTCGTCGACATCGAGGAGTTCGTCGCCACGCTGCGCGTCGTGGCCGGGGGTGGCACCATGCTCGACCCGGAGGTCGTGCGGCAACTGCTCCAGCGTCCCAGCGATCCGCTCGCAGCGCTGTCCAACCGGGAGCGGGAGGTCCTCGCACTCGTCGCCGAGGGCCACTCGAACGCCGCGATCGCCAGGCGGTTGTTCGTGACGGAGGCCGCCGTCGGCAAGCACATCGGAAACATCTTCACCAAGCTCGGCCTGCCGCCTACCGACGACACCAACCGCCGGGTCCTCGCCGT contains the following coding sequences:
- a CDS encoding sensor histidine kinase, producing the protein MTTEQRTTAPEHPRHLLAALGRRGYLISSWPWRSLAYLVSTVPLAAVLGFGLVTVVLPWYAVAQRIVTDRPVPGLLILLLPAGLAVAATVGVPLSIGLAALERRRLGIVDHRPVVSGHRFVANDVVQWLRTRLTEGATWREVAYAVFLATAVPVVYAALGLLMALNVTLLAGPWLAGSEVGPVAIGIAEIDSARQALPYAILGVAMLPLWPYLLGVVVVGQAAVARALLDSGLDSPAVREVARSRARLVDAYEAERRRIERDLHDHAQHRLTSLALQLGMAKLDVPADSPAAAAVERAHEQAKELMVVLRDIVRGIHPRALTDLGLLGAVRELAAQLPLPVTVTADPPELGRMPERVESTAYLVVSEALTNVVKHSRAASAEVSLARTSNLLVVQVRDNGSGGADPARGTGLTGLADRVAAAGGRLLLSSPAGGPTVVRAEVPCPS
- a CDS encoding response regulator transcription factor codes for the protein MSVVTRVVLAEDGVLLREGLVGVLPRFGFEVVAAVGSAPELVGAVTADQPDLVVTDIRMPPHHADDGLRAAIALREQRPGLPVVVLSQYVRQEWAAALLRSGNGRGIGYLLKDRVVDIEEFVATLRVVAGGGTMLDPEVVRQLLQRPSDPLAALSNREREVLALVAEGHSNAAIARRLFVTEAAVGKHIGNIFTKLGLPPTDDTNRRVLAVLTYLRANK